Proteins encoded by one window of Chondromyces crocatus:
- a CDS encoding NTP transferase domain-containing protein, giving the protein MAPTPLPPQAVILAGGLGTRMSPRTTRTPKFLLQVAGRPFGAWLLDRLVEAGFGEVMLCISHLGDEIREVIGERWGPLDVRYSDEGPVRLGTAGALRAALPSLAPTFLVTYGDSYLPFDYHAPLRDLEEHPAALGTLAVYRNQDRFDASNTAIREDQVVRYHKRAMTDPPDPELDHIDYGAMALRREVIAALPEGKVMGLDAVQQELAARGRLRAFPVATRFHEIGSESGLQALEAFLGGAAPVRPAEREQRS; this is encoded by the coding sequence GTGGCGCCCACTCCCCTACCCCCCCAGGCCGTGATCCTCGCCGGGGGACTGGGGACGAGGATGTCTCCGCGCACCACCCGGACGCCCAAGTTCCTGCTCCAGGTGGCTGGTCGACCCTTCGGCGCCTGGCTCCTCGATCGCCTGGTCGAGGCCGGCTTCGGAGAGGTCATGCTATGCATCAGCCACCTCGGCGACGAGATCCGCGAGGTCATCGGGGAGCGCTGGGGACCCCTCGACGTTCGGTACTCGGATGAAGGCCCCGTGAGGCTGGGCACGGCCGGTGCCCTGCGCGCCGCCCTGCCGAGCCTCGCCCCGACGTTCCTGGTGACCTACGGGGACTCCTATCTGCCCTTCGACTATCACGCCCCGCTGCGCGATCTGGAGGAGCATCCAGCAGCCCTCGGCACCCTGGCGGTCTACCGCAATCAGGATCGGTTCGACGCCTCGAACACGGCGATCCGGGAGGACCAGGTGGTGCGCTATCACAAGCGCGCCATGACCGATCCGCCGGATCCGGAACTCGATCACATCGATTACGGCGCGATGGCGCTGCGTCGAGAGGTCATCGCGGCGCTACCCGAGGGGAAGGTCATGGGACTGGACGCCGTGCAGCAGGAACTCGCAGCGCGCGGTCGACTGCGCGCCTTCCCCGTGGCGACGCGATTCCACGAGATCGGCTCCGAGTCCGGCCTGCAAGCTCTGGAAGCGTTCCTGGGCGGAGCGGCGCCGGTGAGGCCGGCGGAAAGAGAGCAGCGTTCGTGA
- a CDS encoding ATP-binding protein, which produces MTPAYDQIRKVLLGYLSTMNAEGLLTRALREAEIDPARFTLDDLGVLLPSIERRARLYVEPARLPRLKADLTALGGERLAFHSKILPIRHEADISTARVTAKDVCDGAGARSFVSHKVATAISELARNIVHYTPGGSIEMILRRDPPARFIVVALDQGAGITNLTEVLAGRYRSKTGLGRGLLGVKRLADRFHIDSGPQGTRIEIEVHL; this is translated from the coding sequence ATGACCCCCGCATACGACCAGATCAGGAAGGTGCTGCTCGGCTACCTCTCCACGATGAACGCGGAGGGGCTGCTCACCAGGGCCCTGCGTGAGGCCGAGATCGATCCTGCTCGCTTCACCCTCGATGATCTCGGCGTGCTGCTTCCGAGCATCGAGCGGAGAGCGCGCCTCTACGTGGAGCCGGCCCGGCTTCCACGTCTCAAGGCCGATCTCACCGCCCTCGGAGGCGAGAGACTGGCATTCCACTCGAAGATCCTGCCCATCCGGCACGAGGCAGACATCAGCACGGCGCGCGTCACCGCGAAGGACGTTTGCGACGGTGCCGGGGCGAGAAGCTTCGTCTCGCACAAGGTCGCCACGGCCATCAGCGAGCTCGCTCGCAACATCGTGCATTACACGCCTGGAGGGAGCATCGAAATGATCCTCCGCCGGGATCCGCCGGCTCGTTTCATCGTCGTCGCCCTCGATCAGGGAGCTGGGATCACCAACCTGACCGAGGTGCTCGCTGGTCGGTACCGGAGCAAGACCGGGCTCGGCCGCGGCTTGCTCGGCGTCAAGCGCCTTGCCGATCGCTTTCACATCGACTCCGGGCCTCAGGGGACCCGTATCGAGATCGAGGTTCACCTGTGA
- a CDS encoding sugar kinase, whose product MIVSRAPVRFSLGGGGTDLPAYSDRFGGYLVSASIDKYIYVTANKRFHRDIRLAYSKTEIVPSVDAIEHPIFREALRLVGIEHSIELTSVADLPANSGLGSSSSFTVALLNALHTYKRDFVSSEQLAREACSIEMDRLGEPVGRQDQYIAAYGNITAFTFETDGSVHVEPVPVRDEVMEELESNLLIVWSGIERPARVVLGEQRERITQLEADVIERMHRIKEIGHEVRRLLVAGALDEYGDLLHLHWTQKRRLASKMTDPVIDEHYEAARTAGALGGKLMGAGGGGFFMFYVRPGDRRRVIETMIGRGLRILRFRFDLDGARIVANLHRS is encoded by the coding sequence GTGATTGTCTCCCGCGCCCCCGTGCGCTTCTCACTGGGCGGTGGGGGTACTGATTTGCCCGCTTACTCGGATCGCTTCGGCGGATACCTGGTCTCCGCATCCATCGACAAATACATCTACGTCACGGCGAACAAGCGATTTCATCGCGACATCCGGCTCGCTTACTCGAAGACGGAAATCGTCCCCTCCGTCGACGCCATCGAGCACCCCATCTTCCGTGAGGCCCTGCGGCTCGTGGGAATCGAGCATTCGATCGAGCTGACCAGCGTGGCCGATCTCCCGGCGAACTCGGGCCTGGGCTCCTCGAGTTCGTTCACGGTCGCGCTTCTCAACGCGCTCCACACCTACAAGCGGGATTTCGTCTCTTCCGAGCAGCTCGCACGGGAGGCTTGCTCGATCGAGATGGATCGTCTGGGTGAGCCCGTCGGTCGGCAGGATCAGTACATTGCGGCCTACGGAAACATCACGGCGTTCACCTTCGAGACCGATGGCTCGGTTCACGTGGAGCCCGTCCCCGTTCGTGACGAGGTGATGGAGGAGCTGGAGTCGAACCTGCTCATCGTGTGGAGCGGGATCGAGAGACCGGCCCGGGTGGTGCTCGGCGAGCAGCGGGAGCGCATCACGCAGCTGGAGGCCGACGTGATCGAGCGCATGCACCGGATCAAGGAGATCGGTCACGAGGTCCGACGGCTCCTCGTGGCAGGAGCGCTGGACGAGTACGGCGACCTGCTCCATCTCCACTGGACCCAGAAGCGACGGCTGGCCTCGAAGATGACCGATCCGGTCATCGACGAGCACTACGAGGCAGCCCGCACCGCCGGAGCGCTCGGCGGCAAGCTGATGGGCGCCGGGGGCGGTGGGTTCTTCATGTTCTACGTCCGGCCAGGCGATCGGCGCCGTGTCATCGAGACGATGATCGGGCGGGGGCTCCGGATCCTCCGGTTCCGCTTCGACCTCGACGGGGCGCGCATCGTCGCGAACCTGCACCGGTCGTAG
- a CDS encoding CBS domain-containing protein: protein MKTLRVRDIMTTDVHTLHAGISVMEAVRKMSECGISGAPVLDAGRIVGLVSKSDLVTPGRAYEKEPRYTIDGLMSRVVYAVRPGDPVMTAVRLMVAEKIHRAVVVTEEGALVGMLTPMDIMRALAEGDHVQEGDYALEARREMHPDPEFAVGYGERWGAQLTS, encoded by the coding sequence ATGAAGACGCTGCGCGTACGAGACATCATGACGACCGACGTCCACACCCTGCATGCAGGGATCTCGGTGATGGAAGCCGTTCGCAAGATGAGCGAGTGCGGCATCAGCGGAGCCCCCGTACTCGACGCAGGTCGAATCGTGGGGCTCGTGTCGAAGAGCGACCTGGTGACCCCAGGCAGGGCCTACGAGAAGGAGCCGCGGTACACCATCGATGGCCTGATGAGCCGCGTCGTGTACGCGGTGCGGCCAGGCGACCCGGTGATGACGGCCGTGCGGTTGATGGTCGCCGAGAAGATCCACCGGGCCGTGGTGGTCACCGAAGAGGGGGCGCTCGTCGGCATGCTGACGCCGATGGACATCATGCGCGCGCTGGCGGAGGGTGATCACGTGCAGGAGGGCGACTACGCGCTCGAGGCCCGGCGCGAGATGCACCCGGATCCCGAATTCGCCGTGGGTTACGGGGAGCGGTGGGGGGCCCAGCTGACGAGCTGA
- a CDS encoding D-sedoheptulose-7-phosphate isomerase: MSTTEAFVDQYLRETAEIALATRRDDLAAVIEVLFSAYQQDRTIYTCGNGGSAANASHLACDISKFTWVEGKRRFKCTSLCDNAALISALTNDVGFNRIFLEQLEGRIVAGDVLVCLSVHGGSGADKAGPWSQNLVSAADCAKRAEAKVVALVGYDGGALRQMADASVIVPPTRGGTTSTPHVEGFHEVYHHLICERLRQLVAEA, translated from the coding sequence ATGTCCACGACCGAAGCGTTCGTCGATCAGTACCTCCGCGAGACGGCCGAGATCGCGCTGGCCACCCGCCGCGACGATCTCGCCGCGGTCATCGAGGTCCTGTTCAGCGCTTACCAGCAGGACAGGACCATCTACACCTGCGGGAATGGCGGCTCGGCCGCGAACGCGAGCCACCTGGCGTGTGACATCTCCAAGTTCACGTGGGTCGAAGGCAAGCGCCGCTTCAAGTGCACCTCCCTGTGCGACAACGCTGCGCTCATCAGCGCGCTGACGAACGACGTGGGCTTCAACCGGATCTTTCTGGAGCAGCTCGAAGGCCGGATCGTCGCGGGAGACGTGCTCGTCTGCCTGAGCGTCCATGGAGGCTCGGGCGCCGACAAGGCAGGTCCGTGGTCCCAGAACCTGGTGTCGGCGGCAGACTGCGCGAAGCGCGCCGAGGCAAAGGTCGTCGCGCTGGTGGGCTACGATGGGGGAGCGCTCCGGCAGATGGCCGATGCGAGCGTGATCGTCCCTCCCACCCGGGGCGGCACCACGTCGACGCCGCACGTGGAGGGGTTCCACGAGGTGTACCATCACCTGATCTGCGAGCGGCTTCGTCAGCTCGTGGCCGAAGCCTGA
- a CDS encoding SpoIIE family protein phosphatase: MKVSIDYLIIPKDGEQQSGDAVFTRRIDGVDLFVVIDALGHGDRAAETSAVGLDALAESSPTASVSELIDLLHTRLRGTRGAAAMVCVCKDGKLEGCSVGNVELLSLGTRIPWVPSPGILGASLRRTRLFEVQLTPGDRLILLSDGVSPRIDPSALRGQNAKEACRTLMSKYRRPHDDATVMVADIEP, encoded by the coding sequence GTGAAGGTCTCGATAGATTATCTCATCATTCCGAAGGACGGCGAGCAGCAGTCCGGAGACGCCGTGTTCACCCGGCGCATCGACGGCGTGGACCTGTTCGTCGTGATCGACGCTCTGGGCCACGGCGATCGTGCTGCCGAGACCTCGGCGGTGGGTCTGGATGCCCTTGCCGAATCTTCGCCCACCGCCAGCGTCAGCGAGCTCATCGACCTGCTCCACACCCGGCTTCGCGGTACCCGCGGCGCTGCCGCCATGGTGTGCGTCTGCAAGGACGGCAAGCTCGAGGGATGTAGCGTCGGGAACGTGGAGCTGCTCAGCCTGGGGACCCGGATCCCCTGGGTGCCGAGCCCGGGAATTCTAGGCGCCTCCCTCCGCCGCACGCGCCTGTTCGAGGTCCAGCTCACCCCCGGGGATCGCTTGATCCTCCTCTCCGACGGCGTCTCCCCGCGCATCGATCCGTCCGCGCTCAGGGGGCAGAACGCCAAGGAGGCCTGCCGCACGCTGATGAGCAAGTACCGCCGCCCTCACGACGACGCGACCGTCATGGTTGCCGACATCGAACCGTAG
- the dusB gene encoding tRNA dihydrouridine synthase DusB produces the protein MPLSIDQLRTLLAAHPVLLAPMEDVSDVVFRRLCRSLGAELCYTEFVNVEGLLRGCRTARRKMVLPDDDTPTAIQIYGSNPERLAEAAAVAEEAQPAFIDINCGCWVPKIAGRGAGAGWLRDPAAMVEMARMVVKSVSMPVTVKTRIGLGPESEMPIIDLARRLEDAGVAALTIHCRTAKMGHSGAADWSWAARAREVVSIPVIVNGDIRSGEDAQRALRETGCAAVMVGRMAIDHPWIFREARALIERGEQPVLPTPEERLDLCRRHLMANVETRGEHAGVRVTRRHLSGYLRGLPGAAALRRELLFCDSLEGCLQILDAAGQRLAA, from the coding sequence GTGCCTCTTTCGATCGATCAGCTCCGCACGCTCCTCGCCGCCCACCCCGTCCTCCTCGCGCCCATGGAAGACGTGAGCGACGTCGTCTTCCGCAGGCTCTGCCGGTCCCTGGGCGCCGAGCTCTGTTACACCGAGTTCGTGAACGTGGAGGGGTTGCTCCGCGGGTGCCGGACCGCGCGCCGGAAGATGGTGCTGCCGGACGACGACACGCCGACGGCGATCCAGATTTACGGCTCCAACCCGGAGCGGCTGGCCGAGGCCGCTGCCGTGGCCGAGGAGGCGCAGCCCGCCTTCATCGACATCAACTGCGGCTGCTGGGTGCCGAAGATCGCCGGGCGCGGCGCAGGCGCCGGCTGGCTCCGCGATCCTGCCGCGATGGTGGAGATGGCGCGGATGGTGGTGAAGAGCGTGTCGATGCCGGTCACCGTGAAGACGCGGATCGGGCTGGGACCCGAGTCCGAGATGCCGATCATCGATCTCGCCAGGCGCCTGGAAGACGCGGGCGTCGCAGCCCTGACCATCCACTGTCGCACGGCGAAGATGGGCCACAGCGGCGCGGCCGACTGGAGCTGGGCGGCACGCGCCCGCGAGGTGGTGAGCATCCCGGTGATCGTCAACGGGGACATCCGCTCCGGCGAGGATGCTCAGCGCGCCCTCCGCGAGACGGGCTGCGCTGCGGTGATGGTGGGGCGTATGGCCATCGACCACCCCTGGATTTTCCGCGAGGCCAGGGCGCTCATCGAACGCGGCGAGCAGCCGGTGCTGCCCACCCCCGAGGAGCGCCTCGATCTGTGCCGACGGCACCTCATGGCGAACGTGGAGACCCGCGGCGAGCACGCGGGGGTACGGGTGACGCGGCGGCACCTGAGCGGCTACCTGCGTGGTCTCCCCGGGGCCGCAGCGCTGCGCCGCGAGCTTCTCTTCTGTGACTCCCTGGAAGGCTGTCTGCAGATCCTCGACGCGGCAGGGCAGCGGCTGGCGGCCTGA
- a CDS encoding HAD-IG family 5'-nucleotidase has translation MTATVTPDVLFSPPPRARGIYCNRTLNLRSIKAIGYDMDYTLIHYRVETWERRAYEYLQQHLVSQGWPVSELAFDPELVIRGLILDTQLGNLLKVNRFGYVKRAFHGTRALDFEEQRQIYTRTIVDLSESRWVFLNTLFSLSEGCMYAQLVDLLDERRLPGVLGYTDLYRLVKQQLDAAHMEGALKDEIMADPDRFVELDPETPLALLDQKHAGKRLVLITNSEWIYTRSMMRYAFDAFLPEGTTWRDLFDVVIVAARKPEFFSVRSPLFEVVTEEGLLRPSQTGVRPGGFYFGGHAGQVEQHLGLSGDEILYVGDHIYGDVHVSKSVLRWRTALILRELEEEIRAIDKARPDEARLSTLMGQKERLERGLARLRLEQQRRRIGYGPAGESEEELAARVTELKTELVALDARIAPLARASGEYPNTRWGLLMRAGNDKSHLARQIERSADIYTSRVSNFLFTTPHLLIRSHRGTLPHDPLGEDSSPGRPDEASGPVGEA, from the coding sequence ATGACCGCGACGGTAACTCCCGACGTTCTCTTTTCCCCTCCGCCCCGCGCTCGCGGGATCTACTGCAACCGAACGCTGAACCTCCGGTCGATCAAGGCGATCGGATACGACATGGACTACACCCTGATCCATTACAGGGTGGAGACCTGGGAGCGGCGTGCCTACGAGTACCTGCAGCAGCACCTCGTCAGCCAAGGATGGCCCGTCAGCGAGCTGGCGTTCGATCCAGAGCTGGTGATCCGCGGCCTGATCCTGGACACCCAGCTCGGCAACCTGCTCAAGGTCAATCGCTTCGGTTACGTCAAGCGTGCGTTCCACGGCACCCGGGCACTCGACTTCGAAGAGCAGCGCCAGATCTACACCCGGACCATCGTCGATCTCTCCGAGTCACGCTGGGTCTTTCTGAACACCCTGTTTTCGCTGTCGGAGGGGTGCATGTACGCTCAGCTCGTCGACCTCCTCGACGAGCGGCGGCTACCCGGGGTGCTCGGCTACACCGACCTGTACCGCCTCGTGAAGCAGCAGCTCGACGCGGCGCACATGGAGGGGGCGCTCAAGGACGAGATCATGGCCGACCCGGATCGCTTCGTGGAGCTCGATCCGGAGACCCCTCTGGCGCTGCTGGATCAGAAGCACGCCGGCAAGCGGCTCGTGCTCATCACCAACTCGGAGTGGATCTACACCCGGTCGATGATGCGCTACGCATTCGACGCCTTCCTGCCCGAAGGCACGACCTGGCGCGATCTGTTCGACGTGGTCATCGTGGCCGCGCGCAAGCCCGAGTTCTTCTCGGTCCGAAGCCCCCTGTTCGAGGTGGTCACCGAGGAAGGGTTGCTACGCCCTTCCCAGACGGGCGTCCGCCCGGGAGGCTTTTACTTCGGTGGCCACGCCGGCCAGGTCGAGCAGCACCTCGGCTTGAGCGGGGACGAGATCCTCTACGTGGGGGATCACATCTACGGCGACGTGCACGTCTCCAAGAGCGTGCTCCGCTGGCGTACGGCGCTCATCCTGCGGGAACTCGAGGAGGAGATCCGCGCCATCGACAAGGCGCGTCCGGACGAGGCGAGGCTCTCGACCTTGATGGGCCAGAAGGAGCGGCTGGAGCGGGGCCTCGCGCGGCTCAGGTTGGAACAGCAGCGTCGGCGCATCGGCTATGGGCCCGCAGGCGAGTCCGAAGAGGAGCTGGCAGCCCGAGTCACCGAACTCAAGACCGAACTCGTCGCGCTCGACGCGCGCATCGCCCCGCTCGCGCGGGCCTCCGGAGAATACCCGAACACCCGCTGGGGCCTGCTGATGCGCGCCGGTAACGACAAGAGCCATCTCGCCCGTCAGATCGAGCGGTCCGCCGACATCTACACGTCGCGCGTCTCCAACTTCCTCTTCACGACGCCGCACCTCCTCATCCGGTCTCATCGGGGCACGCTCCCCCACGATCCGCTGGGCGAGGACAGCTCACCTGGCCGGCCGGACGAGGCATCCGGGCCCGTGGGCGAGGCGTAG
- a CDS encoding STAS domain-containing protein produces the protein MELKRLPIINLWDRILVPLQGDVTDDLAEQLNTDVLRAIHESGAKGLVIDLTGVWIMDSHLCAVLTNLAAAARLMGTPTILSGLSPEIAMTLQAMGVELAAVRTALTLEQALTMLGLEVRRAEDGERDEEPPRAQQEDPAARPRAGSSAGTAPASRVFGAQTRPSTSPPRAQPLSLPARSRGRGF, from the coding sequence ATGGAGCTGAAGCGTCTACCGATCATCAACCTGTGGGATCGCATCCTCGTCCCGCTCCAGGGGGACGTGACCGACGACCTCGCCGAACAGCTCAACACGGACGTGCTGCGCGCGATCCATGAGAGCGGAGCGAAGGGGCTCGTGATCGATCTCACGGGCGTCTGGATCATGGACAGTCACTTGTGCGCGGTGCTCACCAACCTGGCCGCTGCGGCCAGATTGATGGGCACCCCGACCATCCTCTCCGGACTCAGCCCGGAGATCGCGATGACGCTTCAGGCGATGGGCGTCGAGCTGGCGGCGGTACGCACGGCGTTGACCCTGGAGCAAGCGCTGACCATGCTCGGCCTCGAGGTGCGCCGCGCCGAGGACGGGGAGCGCGACGAGGAGCCTCCCCGGGCCCAGCAAGAAGACCCCGCGGCGCGGCCTCGAGCTGGTTCCTCGGCCGGGACCGCCCCCGCTTCCCGGGTGTTCGGTGCGCAGACCCGCCCCAGCACGTCTCCTCCTCGCGCCCAGCCACTGTCACTCCCGGCCCGGTCCCGCGGCCGCGGCTTCTGA
- a CDS encoding Smr/MutS family protein, translating into MTEAQARGFDEVRVIHGRGKGVQRQVVRRVLSRHPAVRDYRDAPATRGGWGATLVWLEPPPPGESDPRA; encoded by the coding sequence CTGACCGAGGCCCAGGCCCGCGGGTTCGACGAGGTGCGGGTCATTCACGGCCGCGGCAAAGGCGTGCAGCGGCAAGTCGTCCGCCGCGTGCTCTCCCGCCATCCTGCCGTCCGCGATTATCGCGACGCGCCTGCCACCCGCGGCGGCTGGGGCGCGACGCTCGTTTGGCTCGAGCCGCCACCCCCTGGAGAATCCGACCCACGTGCTTGA